The DNA sequence GAGGGCGGCGTTAGCAATTTCCCGCGGTTGTCCGAGACGTTTTAACGGCGTTTTGTCGCGTAGCGGCTGTAGTATTTTTTCAGGCACCGTTTTTACCATTTCCGTTTCGATATATCCTGGCGCGATCGCATTCGTGCGCACAGCGGCACCTTTACGCGTGAACTCTTTTGCCCACGTGTACGTCATGCCAATGATCCCCGCCTTCGTCGCCGCGTAATTCGTCTGTCCGACGTTTCCGTACAACCCGACGATCGAAGAAATGTTGACGATCGCTCCTTTGCCGTTAGCCATCATGAGGGATGCAATTTCTTTCGTCATGTTGTAAACACCTTTTAAATTCACATCGATTACCGTATCCCAAGCGTCGTCATCCATCTTTTGTAATAAGGCATCTCGCGTGACCCCCGCGTTATTAATAAGCACGTCGATGCGCCCGTA is a window from the Numidum massiliense genome containing:
- the fabG gene encoding 3-oxoacyl-ACP reductase FabG; the protein is MKRLVEQVVVVTGGARGLGKEMCELFSHEGAKVVYAVDVTPGDYAAKNICHVALSVTERREIADFVQQVREQYGRIDVLINNAGVTRDALLQKMDDDAWDTVIDVNLKGVYNMTKEIASLMMANGKGAIVNISSIVGLYGNVGQTNYAATKAGIIGMTYTWAKEFTRKGAAVRTNAIAPGYIETEMVKTVPEKILQPLRDKTPLKRLGQPREIANAALFLASDEASFVNGHVLSVNGGLTL